In a single window of the Blastopirellula retiformator genome:
- the pheS gene encoding phenylalanine--tRNA ligase subunit alpha: MSLNDFIRELDNLVDSAVERFNDAVDKFDGEVLEAARVEFLGAKSGKLKSAQKGLGKVSKDDKPVAGKRFNEVKQRIEELFESAVAKLSESGGDGKSSEAFDVSLPGTLLPVGHVHPITQTIEELKDIMGRLGFSAVEGPEIEDDWHNFEALNIPLEHPARDPLDNFYLNAAAKAAGGDMLLRSQTSTVQIRVMENTKPPVRIVSLGRVYRPDEIDATHYAMFHQIEGLMIDTDVTMADLKSVLHLFAKTYLGQDVEIRFRPSFFPFTEPSVEVDMRWNDTWLEFGGAGMVDPNVLRSVGYDPEEVTGFAFGLGVERLCMRRHGVNDIRHLYNNNVRFLSQF, from the coding sequence ATGTCGCTGAACGATTTCATTCGCGAATTGGACAACTTGGTCGACTCGGCCGTCGAGCGTTTCAATGACGCGGTCGACAAGTTTGACGGCGAAGTGCTGGAAGCGGCCCGCGTCGAGTTCCTGGGCGCCAAGAGCGGCAAGCTCAAGTCGGCTCAAAAGGGACTTGGCAAGGTCAGCAAAGACGACAAGCCGGTTGCCGGCAAACGCTTTAACGAAGTCAAACAGCGAATCGAAGAGCTGTTTGAGTCGGCCGTCGCCAAGCTGAGCGAAAGCGGCGGCGACGGCAAGTCGAGCGAAGCGTTCGACGTCAGCCTGCCCGGTACGCTGCTGCCGGTCGGTCACGTTCACCCGATCACCCAGACGATCGAAGAGCTGAAAGACATCATGGGTCGGCTCGGCTTCTCGGCCGTCGAAGGGCCCGAGATCGAAGACGACTGGCACAACTTCGAGGCGCTCAACATTCCGCTGGAGCACCCGGCCCGCGACCCGCTCGACAACTTCTACCTGAACGCCGCCGCCAAAGCGGCTGGCGGCGACATGCTGCTGCGAAGCCAGACCAGCACCGTGCAGATCCGCGTGATGGAGAACACGAAGCCGCCGGTCCGGATCGTTTCGCTCGGCCGCGTTTATCGCCCCGACGAAATCGACGCGACCCACTACGCGATGTTTCATCAGATCGAAGGGCTGATGATCGACACCGACGTCACCATGGCCGACCTGAAAAGCGTGCTGCACCTCTTCGCCAAGACGTACTTGGGCCAGGACGTGGAGATTCGCTTTCGCCCGTCGTTCTTCCCGTTCACCGAACCGAGCGTCGAAGTCGACATGCGGTGGAACGATACCTGGCTGGAGTTCGGCGGCGCCGGGATGGTCGATCCCAACGTACTGCGGTCGGTCGGCTACGATCCGGAAGAAGTGACCGGGTTCGCCTTCGGCCTCGGCGTCGAGCGACTTTGCATGCGTCGCCACGGCGTCAACGACATTCGGCATTTGTACAACAACAACGTGCGATTCCTGTCGCAGTTTTAA
- the rplT gene encoding 50S ribosomal protein L20, with protein sequence MRTTYGAARHKSKKRLFKKARGFRGGRGKLLRTVKETLLRAGVYAYRDRKVRKREFRKLWIIRLNAAARMRGVRYSQFIYGLKKAGIELDRKTLSEMAIHDPGAFDEVTELVKAALAA encoded by the coding sequence ATGAGAACGACTTACGGCGCCGCACGGCACAAGTCGAAGAAGCGTCTGTTTAAGAAAGCCCGCGGTTTCCGCGGCGGTCGCGGTAAGCTATTGCGTACCGTGAAAGAAACCTTGCTCCGCGCCGGCGTTTACGCCTATCGCGACCGTAAGGTGCGCAAGCGTGAATTCCGCAAGCTGTGGATCATCCGCTTGAACGCCGCCGCCCGCATGCGTGGCGTCCGCTACAGCCAGTTCATCTACGGCCTGAAGAAGGCTGGTATCGAACTGGACCGCAAGACGTTGTCGGAAATGGCGATCCACGATCCGGGCGCCTTTGACGAAGTGACCGAGCTGGTGAAAGCCGCCCTGGCCGCGTAA
- the rpmI gene encoding 50S ribosomal protein L35, with protein MPKMKTHKGTKKRFRLTAKGHIKHRQCGTSHLATRLTSKRTRNLRGTRVLAEVDEPMLIKALNGYSY; from the coding sequence ATGCCAAAGATGAAGACGCACAAGGGAACGAAGAAACGGTTCCGACTGACGGCCAAAGGCCACATCAAGCATCGCCAATGCGGCACCAGCCACTTGGCCACTCGCCTGACTTCGAAGCGCACCCGCAATCTTCGCGGCACCCGCGTCTTGGCCGAAGTTGACGAGCCGATGCTGATCAAAGCCCTGAACGGATACAGCTACTAG
- the rsfS gene encoding ribosome silencing factor has product MSETTSPKKRASGTTASSLELAHAAAVVAEENRAKNIVVLDMRKLTAAFDYFVVVTGASRRQLHAISDEIDDKFEKDLGDTRLGREGYDDSRWILLDYGDVVIHIFDEETRDYFSLEELWAEAPRLDLSEVLHDHAANEASKAAAQSDEGF; this is encoded by the coding sequence GTGTCGGAGACGACTTCCCCCAAAAAACGCGCTTCAGGTACCACCGCCAGCAGCTTAGAGTTGGCCCACGCGGCCGCCGTTGTTGCGGAAGAGAATCGCGCTAAGAACATCGTCGTCCTCGACATGCGTAAGCTGACGGCCGCGTTCGACTACTTTGTGGTCGTCACCGGCGCTAGCCGCCGGCAGTTGCATGCGATCAGCGACGAAATCGACGACAAGTTCGAGAAAGATCTGGGCGATACGCGCCTGGGCCGCGAAGGTTACGACGACTCGCGGTGGATTCTGCTCGACTACGGCGATGTCGTGATTCACATCTTCGACGAAGAGACCCGCGACTACTTCTCGCTGGAAGAGTTGTGGGCTGAAGCGCCCCGGCTTGATCTTAGCGAAGTGCTGCATGATCATGCCGCCAACGAAGCGTCGAAGGCGGCGGCCCAGTCCGACGAAGGCTTCTAG
- a CDS encoding MFS transporter has protein sequence MDASAAAAYESSVGPVPKNPGAALLALGMGSFALGTTEFLPVALLPTIAGDLEVTLPAAGLLVSGYAMGVTLLTPILSAVFSGLPRKGMLISLMVLFFVTNMACALAPSYGFLLGVRFFTAISHGVFLAAATTVATQLVGKGREAHAIGVVFAGLSVAMATIVPLGSLLGQTLGWRVAFGGTAFLGLFAMLAQARFLPKTPAPTKRMTLASQAAVMKQPRVLLALAMTSIGYAGTFATFTYMTAILEEISGFHAIAVTLILGVIGVCITFGNIIGGKAADKKIYPALAGLFCLVVVGMLGIWLAAPFKIAMIAAVIFFGVFMFSPGAGLQLLAVNQARRWTPGAVDVAAGLNQSAFNLGIAMGAAIGGQVVASPLGLGGTPLVSAGVVIVAIGMVLIGWRMDRDVDPVSAEATEPQARNLVLEAEPATSAAS, from the coding sequence ATGGATGCGTCTGCTGCCGCTGCTTATGAATCGTCTGTCGGACCTGTACCGAAGAACCCTGGCGCCGCGTTGCTGGCGCTGGGCATGGGCAGCTTTGCCCTGGGCACGACCGAGTTCCTGCCGGTCGCACTGTTGCCGACGATCGCTGGCGACCTAGAGGTGACGTTGCCGGCGGCCGGACTGCTGGTCTCGGGCTATGCAATGGGCGTGACGCTGTTGACCCCGATCTTGTCGGCGGTCTTTTCGGGCTTGCCGCGCAAGGGGATGCTGATCAGCTTGATGGTCCTTTTCTTTGTGACCAACATGGCGTGCGCTTTGGCGCCCAGCTATGGCTTTCTGCTCGGCGTGCGATTCTTTACCGCAATCTCGCACGGCGTCTTCTTGGCGGCGGCAACCACCGTCGCGACACAGTTGGTTGGGAAGGGAAGAGAAGCGCATGCGATCGGCGTCGTCTTCGCAGGCCTCTCGGTGGCGATGGCGACGATCGTGCCGCTCGGTTCACTATTGGGACAAACGCTCGGCTGGCGCGTCGCTTTTGGCGGAACCGCGTTTCTCGGGCTCTTCGCTATGCTTGCGCAAGCTCGCTTTCTGCCGAAGACTCCGGCGCCAACCAAACGGATGACGCTTGCCAGTCAGGCAGCCGTCATGAAACAACCGCGGGTGCTGCTCGCGTTGGCGATGACGTCGATCGGTTATGCCGGCACCTTCGCCACATTCACTTACATGACCGCGATCCTCGAAGAAATCTCTGGCTTTCACGCGATTGCAGTGACGTTGATCCTGGGCGTGATCGGCGTCTGCATCACCTTTGGCAACATCATCGGCGGCAAAGCGGCCGACAAGAAGATCTACCCAGCGCTGGCCGGACTCTTCTGCCTGGTCGTGGTCGGCATGCTCGGCATTTGGCTGGCCGCTCCGTTCAAGATCGCCATGATCGCGGCGGTGATCTTCTTTGGAGTTTTCATGTTCAGCCCCGGGGCCGGACTGCAACTGTTGGCGGTGAATCAAGCTCGCCGCTGGACTCCCGGCGCGGTCGACGTCGCCGCCGGGTTGAACCAATCGGCCTTCAATCTGGGCATCGCGATGGGCGCCGCAATCGGCGGTCAGGTGGTCGCTTCGCCGCTGGGCCTGGGCGGAACACCGCTGGTCAGCGCTGGCGTGGTGATCGTGGCGATCGGCATGGTGCTGATTGGCTGGCGCATGGATCGCGATGTCGATCCGGTCAGCGCAGAGGCAACCGAGCCGCAAGCGCGGAATCTCGTCTTGGAAGCTGAGCCGGCGACATCTGCCGCCAGCTAA
- a CDS encoding M56 family metallopeptidase, whose product MTIANLISTDELARLGAALCHFLWQGAVLGVIAAVLSVKLRRTGPQVRYAVFLSLLVISPCCLLTTYVWLLSQAAPVVSEELVAEPPTPQPIPLATSGPEAPAEPPVGLLPPHVEPIPVTHSPSGFDTAFSLLALLWGIGVALLSLRLIGGYWRVRCYAGRDGMPLDPTWMQRAERLAETMQIKRRIVWLQSTIIQTPLTFGWLRPIVVTPSALLSGLTVAEVECLLAHELAHIRRHDFVVNLLQSAVETLLFYHPAIWWISRQIRFEREQICDEIAIQVVGDRVTYGKALLSVATAAPVETLAMAAGDSDLKRRIQRIFGIGPNPASRNSRFLGAIGAGLLMIVGLTIALLGNMAPNATADDAIPPVELFIETPTLRLQPIAGRVFGSDVKPAADVEVILRSNHWFSTNDVLSKPRGDIAATRTNAEGRYRFEDVPFNLGQRHERIQLSYLPLDVAAVGQGQSVGWRHLQGDQPHLSADITLSPPATLAGQVVDPQGRPVAGAQVRVMYGMSIRHITQADLEEGRWPKYSDRDFINFRDSRAMPQTTTDAEGRFRLTGLPPRRGFGLQIRHPNFVDDFAFAATIAELEKRDRDLMKRNVQTGEVRIELQEGRKLTFQVVADDTGQPLKGAKQHDYGHYRETAKQIADEHGRMTSVEPPTTKSVAYIISPPAGADYLPTSSIFNFEEDQREALITVRLQKGAVIAGKVVDQETGKGMPNLAFNLTNTKGSPERSGYNPVATDAQGKFRTVVAPGKIVATHGGAIYSQPSYEFAREDQRPPSWDAALQRPIDDALIPIKLAPTIDGMIYDSHGQPLGDVAINYQIPFASSADGIRGYISQQVLADDQGRFSLIHLNHVWKQDWVKTIPVTFRDRRSTQQRTISLDESAWQAPLEVYMRSTSVVSGRLIDADLKRPIRKGSVDLYYLVPPADGEGAAKRHHASFHPNQEGRFRLEIEHEGECETLRLTPADYQERMLSGDGAQRQLSFDKPLDLGDILVEPVGSPEERQVDRFVMPPYDPALGKAEFARLERQFAVDHAAYQQERTATSSRRIQQLLDERADPTPEYLFAMLAIAKANRDTETCFAALHWIAKLPYDHRRAAAHYPQQRHEAVEMLLAGYAHRPQLADCVDKLLYRQDPDADPISKRMERADQLIAKNQSRVARGRACYSIGMQLTEKNYPPLPSPNKANELAKQYLQRVIDEFADIPLYQGRTIGESAERQLYELRYLQPGSPAPEISGIDSDGKPLKLSDLKGKIVLLNFWGSWCGPCIFKLPGLQKLAEDFPDQLVILGVMSDTPEAARKAIDEHQVQFRNLVDGPHAEGKIVRQWNINRWPTSYLIDGEGKIVSEVQGEEMIRASIERLATQASPR is encoded by the coding sequence ATGACGATCGCCAATCTGATCTCGACCGATGAACTTGCGCGACTAGGCGCGGCGCTGTGCCATTTTCTTTGGCAAGGAGCGGTTCTCGGCGTCATAGCCGCGGTATTGTCTGTAAAGCTAAGGCGAACCGGGCCCCAAGTTCGTTACGCAGTTTTCCTGAGCCTACTCGTTATCTCTCCCTGCTGCCTGCTGACGACCTACGTTTGGCTCCTGTCGCAGGCTGCGCCCGTCGTTTCCGAAGAATTGGTCGCCGAGCCCCCGACGCCCCAACCAATTCCGCTGGCCACTTCCGGTCCGGAAGCGCCCGCCGAACCGCCGGTCGGGCTTCTTCCGCCGCACGTTGAACCAATACCGGTCACTCATTCCCCTAGCGGTTTCGACACGGCGTTCAGCCTGCTCGCGCTGCTCTGGGGAATTGGCGTCGCGCTTCTTTCTCTGCGACTGATCGGCGGCTATTGGCGGGTGCGCTGCTACGCCGGTCGCGATGGTATGCCGCTCGACCCAACGTGGATGCAACGGGCCGAAAGACTCGCCGAAACGATGCAGATCAAGCGAAGAATTGTGTGGTTGCAGTCGACGATCATTCAGACTCCGCTCACCTTCGGCTGGCTACGGCCGATCGTGGTCACGCCATCCGCGCTACTGAGCGGCCTGACCGTCGCCGAAGTGGAATGCCTGCTGGCTCATGAGCTGGCTCATATTCGTCGTCATGATTTCGTCGTCAACTTGCTGCAAAGCGCCGTCGAAACGCTGCTGTTCTATCACCCGGCAATCTGGTGGATCTCGCGGCAGATCCGCTTCGAGCGCGAGCAAATCTGCGACGAAATTGCCATTCAAGTCGTGGGAGATCGGGTTACCTATGGCAAGGCGCTGCTGTCGGTCGCCACGGCCGCGCCGGTCGAAACGCTGGCGATGGCGGCCGGCGATAGCGATTTGAAACGGCGGATTCAGCGGATTTTTGGGATTGGCCCCAATCCCGCGTCAAGGAACTCGAGATTCTTGGGGGCGATTGGCGCCGGGTTGCTGATGATCGTGGGACTTACGATCGCGCTGCTCGGGAACATGGCCCCAAATGCGACGGCGGACGATGCGATTCCGCCGGTAGAATTGTTCATCGAAACCCCTACCCTCCGGCTGCAACCGATCGCGGGACGCGTTTTCGGCTCTGACGTAAAGCCGGCCGCCGACGTCGAAGTCATCCTCCGCAGCAATCATTGGTTCTCTACGAACGACGTCCTCTCGAAGCCGCGAGGAGATATCGCAGCCACGCGCACCAATGCCGAAGGGCGATATCGATTCGAGGACGTTCCTTTCAACCTCGGGCAGCGGCATGAGCGCATTCAACTTAGCTACCTGCCGCTCGACGTCGCCGCCGTCGGACAAGGACAATCGGTCGGCTGGCGGCATCTCCAGGGAGACCAACCTCATTTAAGTGCCGATATCACGCTCTCGCCGCCGGCAACGCTGGCTGGTCAAGTTGTCGATCCGCAAGGCCGCCCGGTCGCCGGAGCGCAGGTTCGGGTGATGTACGGCATGTCGATCCGGCACATCACCCAGGCCGATCTGGAAGAGGGACGGTGGCCCAAATACTCGGACCGCGACTTCATCAATTTTCGCGACAGCCGGGCAATGCCCCAAACAACCACAGACGCCGAAGGCCGTTTCCGATTGACCGGCCTGCCGCCGCGGCGCGGCTTTGGCCTTCAGATCCGGCATCCTAATTTTGTCGATGACTTCGCCTTCGCCGCCACGATCGCAGAGCTCGAAAAACGTGATCGCGATTTGATGAAACGAAACGTCCAAACCGGCGAAGTTCGGATCGAACTGCAAGAAGGGCGGAAATTGACGTTCCAGGTCGTCGCCGACGACACCGGCCAGCCGCTGAAAGGGGCAAAGCAGCACGATTACGGCCACTATCGCGAAACTGCCAAGCAAATCGCCGACGAGCATGGACGCATGACTTCGGTAGAGCCGCCAACCACCAAGTCGGTCGCTTATATCATCAGCCCGCCGGCTGGCGCCGACTATCTGCCTACCTCTAGCATCTTCAACTTTGAGGAAGACCAGCGCGAGGCCCTGATTACCGTACGACTGCAAAAAGGGGCGGTCATCGCCGGAAAGGTCGTCGATCAGGAGACAGGGAAAGGGATGCCCAATCTGGCATTCAACCTCACGAACACAAAGGGATCTCCAGAGCGTTCTGGGTATAACCCCGTCGCAACGGACGCCCAAGGGAAGTTTCGGACGGTCGTCGCGCCCGGCAAGATCGTCGCGACACACGGCGGTGCTATCTACTCGCAACCATCGTATGAGTTCGCGCGGGAAGACCAGCGACCGCCCAGTTGGGACGCGGCGCTACAACGTCCGATTGACGATGCGTTAATCCCAATCAAATTGGCTCCAACGATCGACGGCATGATCTACGACTCGCACGGCCAGCCGCTTGGCGACGTGGCGATCAACTATCAAATTCCGTTCGCCTCGTCCGCAGATGGAATTCGAGGTTACATAAGCCAACAAGTCCTGGCTGACGACCAGGGACGTTTTTCCCTGATTCACCTGAATCATGTTTGGAAGCAGGATTGGGTCAAGACGATTCCCGTAACTTTTCGGGATCGCCGCTCGACCCAACAACGAACGATCTCGCTAGATGAGTCGGCCTGGCAAGCGCCGCTGGAAGTCTACATGCGATCGACATCGGTCGTTTCCGGCCGCCTGATCGACGCCGACCTGAAACGCCCGATCCGCAAGGGCTCGGTCGATCTCTACTATTTGGTTCCGCCAGCCGACGGCGAAGGCGCCGCCAAGCGTCATCATGCGAGCTTCCATCCGAATCAGGAGGGGAGATTTCGCCTGGAGATTGAGCACGAAGGGGAGTGCGAAACGCTGCGACTCACGCCGGCGGACTACCAAGAGCGGATGCTGTCTGGCGATGGGGCGCAAAGACAGCTCTCCTTCGACAAGCCGCTTGACCTGGGAGACATTCTCGTCGAACCAGTCGGCTCTCCGGAAGAGCGCCAAGTCGATCGCTTTGTCATGCCTCCGTATGACCCGGCGCTTGGCAAAGCCGAATTTGCGCGGTTAGAACGGCAGTTCGCTGTTGATCACGCGGCCTACCAGCAAGAGCGGACCGCGACCAGCTCGCGCCGGATCCAGCAACTACTCGATGAACGAGCCGACCCAACGCCAGAGTATCTTTTCGCAATGCTGGCGATCGCCAAGGCCAACCGCGATACCGAAACCTGCTTTGCCGCACTCCACTGGATTGCGAAGCTCCCCTACGATCACCGCCGTGCGGCAGCCCACTACCCACAGCAACGTCACGAAGCGGTCGAGATGTTGCTGGCCGGCTACGCACATCGCCCTCAGCTGGCCGACTGCGTCGACAAACTCCTTTATCGGCAAGATCCAGATGCCGATCCGATTTCAAAACGAATGGAGCGGGCCGACCAATTGATCGCCAAAAACCAAAGCCGCGTCGCACGGGGACGGGCCTGCTATTCGATCGGCATGCAACTGACCGAAAAAAACTACCCACCCCTTCCATCCCCCAACAAGGCGAACGAACTGGCGAAACAATACCTGCAACGCGTGATCGACGAGTTCGCCGACATACCGCTCTACCAAGGGCGAACGATTGGCGAATCGGCCGAACGTCAACTTTACGAGTTGCGATACCTGCAGCCAGGATCGCCGGCGCCGGAAATCTCCGGCATCGATTCAGATGGCAAGCCGCTGAAACTTTCGGACCTGAAAGGCAAGATCGTGCTGCTCAACTTCTGGGGCAGTTGGTGCGGCCCCTGCATCTTCAAGCTGCCAGGCCTACAAAAGCTGGCGGAAGATTTTCCCGACCAGCTTGTTATCCTGGGCGTCATGAGCGACACGCCGGAAGCGGCGCGAAAGGCGATCGACGAGCATCAGGTCCAGTTCCGCAATTTGGTCGACGGTCCGCACGCCGAAGGAAAAATCGTCCGCCAGTGGAACATCAACCGCTGGCCGACCTCCTATCTGATTGATGGAGAAGGCAAGATCGTGTCGGAAGTGCAGGGCGAAGAAATGATTCGCGCGTCGATCGAGCGTCTGGCAACCCAGGCGTCGCCACGCTAG
- a CDS encoding BlaI/MecI/CopY family transcriptional regulator produces MSPKNANQPTESELEILSILWNVGPATVRQVHEHMPRTVGYTTVLKLMQIMAEKGLVTRDESERSHVYAAKQKRETTQKKLVKNLLDRCFGGAADQLIMQALSAKNLSAAELAEIRTMIDEFERKRNA; encoded by the coding sequence ATGTCACCCAAGAACGCCAACCAGCCGACCGAAAGCGAACTGGAGATTCTCTCGATCTTGTGGAACGTGGGCCCGGCCACGGTCCGCCAGGTTCATGAGCACATGCCGCGAACGGTCGGCTATACGACCGTGTTGAAGCTGATGCAGATCATGGCGGAAAAAGGACTAGTCACCCGTGACGAATCAGAGCGGTCGCATGTGTATGCCGCCAAGCAAAAGCGAGAAACGACGCAAAAGAAGCTGGTCAAAAACCTGCTCGATCGCTGTTTTGGCGGCGCCGCCGACCAATTGATCATGCAGGCCCTCTCCGCCAAGAATCTGTCCGCCGCCGAACTGGCCGAAATTCGCACGATGATCGATGAATTCGAAAGGAAGCGAAACGCATGA
- a CDS encoding DinB family protein: protein MTIAQSLLPEFDEEMALTRKTLEAIPSDKLNWKPHVKSNTIGWNANHLADIPSWIEFMLEHDSLDIAPVDGPPWKSPSLESSEEILALFDENVAHARKVLEKTPDEVFAQDWAFMMGGQVMFTMTKGATLRKWALSHMVHHRATVRVYLRMNDIAVPGVYGPSGDE from the coding sequence ATGACGATCGCCCAATCCCTGTTGCCCGAGTTTGACGAAGAGATGGCGCTAACGCGGAAGACGTTGGAAGCGATTCCCAGCGACAAGCTGAATTGGAAGCCGCACGTCAAGTCGAACACGATCGGCTGGAACGCCAATCACCTGGCCGACATCCCGAGCTGGATCGAGTTCATGCTGGAGCACGACTCACTCGACATCGCTCCGGTGGATGGTCCTCCCTGGAAGTCGCCGAGCCTGGAGTCGAGCGAAGAGATTCTGGCGCTATTTGATGAGAACGTCGCCCACGCGCGGAAGGTGCTGGAGAAAACGCCCGACGAAGTCTTCGCCCAAGACTGGGCGTTCATGATGGGAGGACAAGTGATGTTCACCATGACCAAGGGCGCTACGCTGCGGAAATGGGCGCTCAGCCACATGGTGCATCACCGGGCGACGGTCCGCGTCTATCTGCGGATGAACGACATCGCCGTCCCCGGCGTCTATGGGCCTTCGGGCGACGAATAG
- a CDS encoding DJ-1/PfpI family protein, with product MSDKVLIIIGDASETLDTLYPYYRLQEGGYQPVVAAPEKRLYQMVMHEVKPGWTITKEWEGYTLNAEIAFADIVPEEYAGIMLSGGRAPEYIRYDEHLVKATRHFVESGKPVACVCHGVEILAYADCVKGRRMATVPKCKFDLEVCGGIFVNEPCVVDGNIVSGRTFHDNGRYFGAFMKQLDEARDAAANGLGAATRLSANGRR from the coding sequence GTGTCGGACAAGGTCTTGATCATCATCGGCGACGCGTCGGAAACGCTCGACACGCTTTATCCTTACTATCGCCTGCAAGAAGGGGGCTATCAGCCGGTGGTCGCCGCCCCCGAAAAACGCCTGTACCAAATGGTGATGCACGAAGTGAAGCCGGGCTGGACGATCACCAAAGAGTGGGAGGGGTACACCCTGAACGCGGAGATCGCCTTCGCCGACATCGTGCCGGAAGAATACGCCGGCATCATGCTCAGCGGCGGTCGTGCGCCCGAATATATCCGCTATGACGAGCACCTGGTCAAAGCGACGCGTCACTTCGTTGAGTCGGGCAAGCCGGTTGCCTGCGTCTGCCATGGCGTCGAGATTTTGGCTTACGCCGACTGCGTGAAAGGTCGCCGCATGGCGACCGTACCCAAGTGCAAGTTCGACCTGGAAGTCTGCGGCGGGATCTTCGTCAACGAGCCCTGCGTCGTCGACGGCAACATCGTCAGCGGCCGCACGTTTCATGACAACGGTCGGTACTTCGGCGCGTTCATGAAACAACTGGATGAAGCTCGCGATGCCGCAGCGAACGGACTTGGCGCCGCGACGCGCTTATCCGCCAACGGACGTCGCTAG
- a CDS encoding sugar phosphate isomerase/epimerase family protein, whose translation MPHLPRIDRRRFHALSASAIGASLIGTSRAATDAAFQLHYMLPSCMYGYAKLAEILPEAKKIGAKHIDVWPKVHGDQREQIDALGEASFAELLQQNDVKLGCITQYKLGPFGLQDEMQLAQRFGCQLMVTGGSGPKGLTGAELKKGVAAFVEKMKPHLEVAEETGVTIAIENHANNLIESPDSLRWLLELRPSKNLGIALAPYHLPQDEKLLAELIHELAEGLEMFYAWQHGDGCHEPLPTERQLLQMPGRGPVDFQPLVAALAAIQYQGWTEVFMHPVPRGIPILPTVAETTAEIDRGRQYLDNYVAKSAKGQ comes from the coding sequence ATGCCTCACCTACCCCGAATCGATCGTCGCCGCTTTCACGCGCTTTCCGCCAGTGCGATCGGCGCTAGTCTGATCGGCACAAGTCGCGCTGCGACCGACGCCGCTTTTCAACTCCACTACATGCTCCCTTCCTGCATGTACGGCTACGCCAAGCTGGCGGAGATCTTGCCCGAGGCGAAGAAGATCGGCGCCAAGCACATTGACGTTTGGCCCAAGGTGCACGGCGATCAGCGCGAACAGATCGACGCACTAGGTGAAGCGAGTTTTGCCGAGCTCTTGCAGCAAAACGACGTGAAGCTCGGCTGTATCACCCAGTACAAACTAGGCCCATTCGGCCTGCAAGACGAGATGCAATTAGCCCAGCGGTTTGGTTGCCAACTGATGGTGACCGGCGGCTCTGGCCCCAAGGGTTTAACCGGCGCCGAACTGAAAAAGGGAGTCGCCGCCTTCGTCGAAAAGATGAAGCCTCATCTGGAAGTGGCCGAAGAAACCGGCGTCACGATCGCGATTGAGAATCACGCCAATAACCTGATTGAGTCGCCCGACTCGCTGCGCTGGCTGCTGGAGTTGCGGCCATCCAAAAACTTGGGAATCGCGCTCGCGCCGTACCACTTGCCGCAGGACGAGAAGCTCCTTGCCGAGTTGATTCATGAACTGGCCGAGGGGCTCGAAATGTTCTATGCCTGGCAACATGGCGACGGCTGTCATGAGCCGCTGCCGACCGAGCGGCAGCTCTTACAGATGCCGGGACGCGGCCCTGTCGACTTCCAACCATTGGTCGCCGCTCTCGCCGCGATACAATACCAGGGCTGGACCGAAGTTTTCATGCACCCGGTCCCTCGCGGCATCCCCATCTTGCCCACGGTGGCCGAAACGACGGCCGAGATCGACCGGGGACGTCAATACCTCGATAACTACGTCGCTAAGAGCGCGAAAGGACAATAA